A window from Entomoplasma freundtii encodes these proteins:
- a CDS encoding MOLPALP family lipoprotein, producing MKKLLSILGALSVVASTASVTSCEYSKLVKSSLENKVRNYIAISSLLARSAVLSQRSDQKAMGGEGLSLKASSQYLYGQSIKNYFTESELPTGGANNTVREMLGSMFNFGSSNSDVYTVKSGREGDPFESNLALEDNVDTGRQSQDSIIKTLGPISGVVSLLFGNNFSAEMQASAINNTLGAVLDVVGNAVTENDGALIGKVLNFIRLKDAGEEFPQGDYIFKTFSDSLKEDDLPNIESMTFNDVFAVRYINAWTGLGQILYSGVDKPNGKTWTEYLDNIKAQNSKPDGRNAEAVANATIYSKDFKDFKVVFNSRLINGIIDILKFLRTLTVFFNYVDENSRAVNSIKANEDYNNLFSTTETNGIFLAKALKVNYLNPSQVIKEGQESASITQWVQLSDNSYYQTFNLQGFLRYIQNIFSFDPQDPHGYAFARILSLIFSAPTKDDGKSQDTTVMTLPFDGLIEPLLTKLLTLIPGFPDIPSFIIGYALATFRTTLGNSTPAWDSGPAAVFSLRQLLNTAAGFLKGNPSIQNLLYQLVNLMDVEKKENKPLFESNWGNPIWGIYGNQLIPIVLKALVDNNVANISKDLMNNLENLTKLLTTKIGDLLKGFGLDISTLPMFLYGIKGLTITDLINTVATEFDVQRNARISQQQRYLLNNYSFSQLFGSLNQNATLTYTNGTIPEPVTKYGLNSPDGMNVVMATLIGFGYRNNIQDVIIGTDKLSDQKNLVVAPLFTLGIRAFLSKDNQPVYTFAQTSVFGSLAAVYGNDTDLPDKIALINRPTMQIIIQEAVKLVNWFDKVSVPLYVDTFFKPYFAKENWKTSVIRFNNLEEMYSEAEIVYELYYRQPDTKKSLVYEVTLKRTAANGGSDGTWDTLGTWYIQKIDRK from the coding sequence ATGAAAAAACTATTGTCAATTTTAGGAGCTTTATCAGTCGTTGCCTCAACCGCATCGGTAACTTCTTGCGAATATTCTAAATTGGTAAAATCTTCGCTTGAAAACAAAGTTCGTAACTATATAGCGATAAGTTCGTTATTGGCTAGATCAGCTGTCTTAAGCCAAAGGTCTGATCAAAAAGCTATGGGGGGTGAAGGATTATCGTTAAAGGCCTCATCCCAATATCTTTATGGTCAATCAATTAAAAATTATTTTACTGAATCAGAATTGCCTACTGGTGGGGCAAATAATACGGTCCGAGAAATGCTTGGATCAATGTTTAATTTTGGTTCAAGTAATTCTGATGTTTATACTGTTAAAAGTGGTCGTGAGGGCGATCCTTTTGAAAGTAATCTAGCTTTAGAAGATAATGTTGATACAGGACGACAATCACAAGATAGTATTATTAAAACCTTAGGTCCAATCAGTGGGGTTGTTTCTTTATTATTTGGTAATAATTTTAGTGCCGAAATGCAAGCATCAGCCATTAATAATACTTTAGGGGCAGTCCTAGATGTTGTAGGGAACGCAGTGACGGAAAATGATGGCGCTTTAATTGGCAAGGTTTTGAACTTTATAAGATTAAAAGATGCTGGCGAAGAATTTCCGCAAGGGGATTATATTTTTAAGACCTTTTCTGACAGTTTAAAAGAAGATGATTTACCAAATATTGAAAGTATGACCTTCAATGATGTTTTTGCCGTTCGCTATATTAATGCTTGAACTGGCTTAGGCCAAATACTTTATAGTGGTGTTGATAAACCAAATGGTAAAACATGAACCGAATATTTAGATAACATTAAAGCACAAAATAGTAAGCCAGATGGTCGAAATGCAGAGGCAGTAGCAAACGCAACAATTTATTCTAAAGATTTTAAAGATTTTAAAGTAGTATTTAACTCGCGTTTAATTAACGGGATTATTGATATTTTGAAGTTTTTAAGAACTTTGACTGTTTTTTTCAACTATGTCGATGAAAATAGTCGGGCAGTAAATAGCATTAAAGCTAACGAAGATTATAATAATCTTTTTTCTACGACTGAGACTAATGGTATCTTTTTAGCAAAGGCTTTAAAGGTAAATTATTTAAATCCTAGTCAAGTAATTAAAGAAGGCCAAGAAAGTGCAAGCATCACACAGTGAGTACAATTAAGTGATAATAGTTATTATCAAACTTTTAACTTGCAAGGTTTTCTTCGCTACATCCAAAATATTTTCAGTTTTGATCCACAAGATCCTCATGGTTATGCTTTTGCTAGAATCCTTTCACTGATTTTTTCTGCTCCAACTAAAGACGATGGAAAAAGTCAAGATACTACTGTTATGACCCTTCCTTTTGATGGTCTTATTGAACCATTATTAACAAAATTGTTAACGTTAATTCCTGGTTTCCCAGACATACCTTCGTTCATAATCGGTTATGCCTTAGCTACATTTAGAACAACTCTAGGAAATAGTACTCCAGCCTGGGATAGTGGGCCAGCCGCAGTCTTTTCCTTAAGACAATTGCTAAATACAGCAGCAGGCTTTTTAAAAGGGAATCCAAGCATCCAAAATCTTCTTTATCAACTTGTTAACTTAATGGATGTAGAGAAAAAGGAAAATAAGCCATTATTTGAATCAAACTGAGGAAACCCGATTTGAGGAATTTATGGTAACCAATTAATTCCTATAGTTTTAAAGGCTTTGGTTGATAATAATGTAGCAAATATTTCCAAAGACCTTATGAATAACTTAGAAAATCTCACAAAGTTACTTACTACAAAAATAGGTGATTTACTTAAAGGTTTTGGTTTAGATATTAGCACCCTTCCAATGTTTCTTTATGGAATTAAAGGATTAACTATTACCGATTTAATTAATACTGTGGCCACAGAATTTGATGTCCAACGAAATGCTAGAATAAGCCAACAACAAAGATACCTTCTAAATAACTATTCATTTAGTCAATTATTTGGGTCATTAAACCAAAATGCGACACTAACTTATACCAATGGCACTATACCTGAGCCAGTTACAAAGTATGGATTAAATAGTCCTGACGGAATGAATGTAGTAATGGCGACATTGATTGGTTTTGGTTATAGAAATAACATTCAAGATGTAATTATTGGAACAGATAAGTTAAGTGACCAAAAAAATCTAGTAGTGGCTCCACTATTTACTTTAGGAATTCGTGCTTTTCTCTCTAAAGATAATCAACCAGTTTATACTTTTGCACAAACATCTGTTTTTGGTAGTTTAGCGGCAGTGTATGGTAATGATACCGATCTTCCAGACAAAATTGCTTTGATTAACCGTCCAACAATGCAAATCATAATTCAAGAAGCTGTTAAATTAGTTAATTGGTTTGACAAAGTTTCAGTGCCACTTTATGTGGATACGTTCTTTAAGCCTTATTTTGCAAAAGAAAACTGAAAAACTTCTGTAATTAGATTTAATAATTTAGAGGAAATGTATAGTGAAGCGGAAATCGTTTATGAGTTATATTATCGTCAACCTGATACTAAAAAATCTTTAGTTTATGAGGTAACTTTAAAGCGGACAGCCGCCAATGGTGGTTCTGATGGCACCTGAGACACTTTGGGCACATGATATATCCAAAAAATTGATAGAAAATAA
- a CDS encoding replication-associated recombination protein A produces the protein MAKQPLAFLLRPESTKDIIGQQRVLGDQGLIKRMVEKKFPTSLIFYGPPGTGKTSFATALAKDLGFPYASFNATLDKKETLNKIMTESLNHDHFVLIIDEIHRMNKDKQDLLLEHLEKGNLTVFFTTTENPFFVMNPAIRSRAHIVKVEPISHKEMFGFFKKLLKKPEFKLKIDDEALDYLTQISAGDLRSALNNLELLLNLYPKEKITLDFVTEVLPLAQVKGAHYGDDMADLKSALQKSIRGSDVDASLYYFARLAAIGDFETLMRRMVVMAYEDIGLANPQVPPRVYSACEAFRHIGMPEGIIPLGLAIVEMALSEKSNSAYIATKKAMADVESGHVFAIPEHLRDTHYKSAKKLNHGQGYLYPHDFPNDWVKQNYLPPERKDIQYYLPKTSSAYEKKVIELYEKMKK, from the coding sequence GTGGCGAAACAACCATTAGCCTTTTTACTCCGACCGGAGAGCACTAAGGACATCATTGGACAACAACGGGTTTTAGGGGATCAAGGTTTAATTAAAAGGATGGTGGAAAAAAAATTCCCCACTTCCTTAATTTTCTATGGACCACCAGGGACTGGCAAAACTAGTTTTGCCACGGCTTTGGCTAAAGACCTTGGTTTCCCTTATGCTTCATTTAACGCAACTTTGGATAAAAAAGAAACACTTAATAAAATCATGACTGAAAGTCTTAATCATGATCACTTTGTCTTGATTATTGATGAAATTCACCGAATGAATAAAGATAAACAAGATTTGCTCTTAGAGCATCTTGAAAAGGGAAATTTAACTGTCTTTTTTACCACCACAGAAAACCCATTTTTTGTGATGAATCCAGCGATTCGTTCTCGTGCCCACATTGTGAAAGTCGAGCCTATTAGCCATAAAGAAATGTTTGGTTTTTTTAAAAAATTATTAAAAAAACCAGAGTTTAAACTCAAAATTGATGATGAAGCCTTAGACTATTTAACGCAGATTTCCGCTGGGGATTTAAGAAGTGCCCTTAATAATTTAGAACTCCTTTTAAACCTTTATCCGAAAGAAAAAATTACTTTGGATTTTGTCACTGAAGTATTACCTTTAGCCCAGGTCAAAGGAGCTCATTATGGTGATGATATGGCCGACCTCAAGTCAGCTTTGCAAAAGTCAATTCGGGGAAGCGATGTTGATGCCAGCCTTTATTATTTTGCAAGATTAGCTGCTATTGGCGATTTTGAAACTTTAATGCGGCGCATGGTCGTAATGGCTTACGAAGATATTGGTTTAGCTAATCCGCAAGTGCCACCAAGAGTCTATTCGGCTTGTGAAGCCTTTCGCCACATTGGAATGCCAGAAGGCATTATCCCTCTAGGTTTGGCGATTGTAGAAATGGCTTTAAGTGAAAAATCCAATTCAGCTTATATTGCTACCAAAAAAGCAATGGCTGATGTCGAAAGTGGTCATGTTTTCGCCATTCCAGAGCACTTACGTGATACTCATTATAAATCAGCAAAAAAACTTAATCATGGTCAAGGGTATCTTTATCCGCACGATTTTCCTAATGATTGAGTTAAACAAAACTATTTACCTCCTGAACGCAAGGATATTCAATATTACCTTCCGAAAACATCATCAGCCTATGAGAAAAAAGTTATTGAACTTTATGAAAAAATGAAAAAATAA
- a CDS encoding ABC transporter permease, giving the protein MHKRTPNFLLLLKQGFRGIFKFKIQFIIILVLSFLATFVLTITASANRRLHQDWDQIVGSVDPFDYVGTTQLDNTATRNDGAPLSSLEPVPLVDFLNNTFVDVVNNPSSFMKGSAITPHNETTHNSNFNFVLNDSLYKDQLDKRDVGTASTFLTRFMKDTTDQGFYALTKILFNKDETNGDNLADYRFNIRNKLADNLIKDIVIIRDQTLNQTNLESSNFALPAQVNYLRTSALRFFVCQQPEFFAFLKNGFPIEDFENLLTPQKLFIDYLYDTVGQIAFWITDQGLTDNTKFREIWSTGTGDEKAQIFYQFLMGESPTTTTLDNGSYDFIPPTGQGYALEATIGEALTTDEANNKFLIVGGPTDKTSVINALSKKGYRGMMSPMNVNLTTEDNPTISSVTFTERYNALTLQNSETTVPFTKRLTLDDNFYLTHPLDNKNFGNPKEDDSMAATMWQYHMSLTAWASGYDIQFRKEQILFDNITSRKFRFVLINGSEEANFTILRGTRPTAKNEIAISPQFAKANHLKVGDYLKIGQAPLLISGFATDTYSFFPAVDPNVPIPQAKTEAYIYGSKETLHNAVHGFGGNAGNQDMSPRYFHFFLTNNKKESFFPAHNKEQLFSSWQQDIRKNLAVSYNALKALIPNGNSSLVVKSAFTTLAPQPFADDEPESIGFFKLINYKDSLFRLNWTLLPMVLKTFKIITYIASAVIAIIALVALVICIKKTITFNSKQIGILKAMGTDPWMIAVTYLAYGIVIMFIVVPIAWFIASFCQIPFGYMFGNYFSIRTNVIDFNWQAFLIAFFGFGIIAMFISIFTAWLITRQSVLDIIKISTTWSNSRFIDFVKLKAFKNASFNTRFSLTLASSGKKPIILLTVVVGLASLLISGSLALPSIANNAVRSYYKNVHYANSYSNLIPTMNSPLSKPAINYWQGNEKWDKDWVSSQLELDSSGTKYGYYKEPSGYMDLVSQSSPIPRYIFAPELNDGQASSDNKYEFSNLTYTYPYVIETPEVFLGLAGEAFGNNFFTVLGQSFNIGTIDQFYGIILNGQPDLIKALMGSAYDDNLTLDANKQALAQNFSRALTAALPSIINSVINSISGTGGKGGDNWKESIINAILTQVPPYIKSFIYKSPSRLEQFGISFNAETYIPKRETLITNLPVDVNNYQGINVTGIDQSQDAYSLTNIEKQNMYLDLQTKNKIADIFAGKPLPQNDIYWGKTKVWNASTKTLTIPMVANRQAEAAYKLKHNKTLTNALTRTRQLTYRTNRGDVPWDILPKYAWVYDDQDFAKSQLLANPQDTLKTQRKVNTQDYQNSWKNSQNRFDDNWKDGTNPDRWMDMYRMDNNKFTYQNPYTQDQNLVNNAYLFSDLAIRNDNGQLVSSYLRPYFQYKNIKLFIPSDLANEEDLFHSSTNSSNKGPGENSYYETNVSGDEVPFSVKKAWGRENDSQTTYFMIRPYDLSYGDNSENEPGGLDRLTNGKKYPYWLRYAFDSETGPGALSYMQNAPVHYGSPNQAQNFQINFESVGTLVSYESKLLLIDSDVANMMMGYSNARSYGTQVSLFEGPGRVNTRDNQGYRPWDDKLLTFKLRNVEDDVYVNKNDLSKLTYLSNQQDAYNYAPLKWHTGKLSNVEEPEGLTSSVSFNVIDNLGQYSLGLLYTGGLGMTTLIENQVLLSSQKALINQIYSLTISIGMLLIIAILITASLLIMLVGDIYIAQYQQFMILMRALGYANWQIQSYAFGAVAIFSFLAWLLATIIAWVISYGVITSIANRGFAIPYGFSWWPPLLSLVIIAASFFGSLWVSSHKARTAPVSILMNESHE; this is encoded by the coding sequence ATGCACAAAAGAACACCAAATTTTCTCCTTTTACTAAAACAAGGCTTTAGGGGAATTTTCAAATTCAAAATTCAATTTATTATTATTTTAGTCTTAAGTTTTTTGGCTACTTTTGTTTTAACAATCACAGCGAGTGCTAATCGCCGTTTACATCAAGATTGAGACCAAATAGTTGGGAGTGTCGATCCTTTTGACTATGTTGGTACTACCCAATTAGACAATACTGCAACCAGAAATGATGGAGCTCCATTAAGTTCCTTAGAACCAGTTCCTTTAGTTGATTTTCTCAACAATACTTTTGTTGACGTGGTAAATAATCCTTCCTCATTTATGAAAGGAAGTGCAATTACCCCCCATAACGAAACCACCCATAATTCTAATTTTAACTTTGTCTTAAATGACTCTTTATATAAAGACCAATTAGATAAACGTGATGTAGGGACGGCCTCGACATTTTTAACCCGTTTTATGAAAGATACGACGGATCAAGGGTTTTATGCCCTAACAAAAATTTTGTTTAATAAGGATGAAACAAATGGTGATAACTTAGCTGATTACCGTTTTAATATTCGCAATAAGTTAGCTGATAATTTGATTAAAGACATTGTTATTATTCGCGACCAAACTTTAAACCAGACAAATTTAGAAAGTTCAAATTTTGCTTTGCCAGCTCAAGTTAATTATTTGCGAACTTCAGCCTTAAGATTTTTTGTGTGCCAACAACCAGAGTTTTTTGCCTTTTTAAAGAATGGTTTTCCAATTGAAGATTTTGAGAACCTTTTAACCCCACAAAAATTATTTATTGACTATCTATATGATACTGTTGGTCAAATTGCCTTCTGAATCACTGACCAAGGTTTAACTGATAACACCAAATTTAGAGAAATTTGGTCAACTGGGACTGGCGATGAAAAAGCTCAAATTTTTTATCAATTCTTGATGGGAGAATCGCCAACAACCACAACCTTAGATAATGGGTCTTACGATTTCATTCCGCCTACTGGCCAAGGTTATGCTTTAGAAGCTACAATTGGAGAAGCATTAACTACTGACGAAGCTAATAATAAATTTTTAATTGTTGGTGGTCCCACCGATAAAACTAGTGTTATTAATGCTCTAAGTAAAAAGGGTTATCGTGGCATGATGAGTCCGATGAATGTGAATTTAACCACCGAAGATAACCCAACTATTAGCAGTGTTACTTTTACAGAACGCTACAATGCCTTGACTTTACAAAATAGCGAAACAACAGTCCCATTCACGAAACGGTTAACCTTAGACGATAACTTTTATTTGACTCATCCATTAGATAATAAGAATTTTGGTAACCCAAAAGAAGACGATAGTATGGCAGCCACTATGTGGCAATACCATATGTCTTTAACAGCTTGAGCCAGTGGTTATGATATCCAATTCCGCAAGGAACAAATCCTTTTTGATAATATTACTTCGCGTAAATTCAGGTTTGTTCTTATTAATGGCTCTGAAGAAGCTAACTTTACTATTCTCCGTGGTACAAGACCCACCGCAAAAAACGAAATTGCTATTTCACCACAATTTGCGAAAGCAAATCATTTAAAAGTTGGCGATTATTTAAAAATCGGCCAAGCTCCCCTTTTGATTTCTGGCTTTGCCACGGATACTTATAGTTTCTTTCCAGCTGTAGATCCAAATGTACCAATCCCACAAGCAAAAACTGAAGCTTATATTTATGGTTCAAAAGAAACCCTTCATAATGCTGTTCATGGTTTTGGAGGTAATGCTGGAAACCAAGATATGTCACCACGATACTTCCATTTCTTCCTGACCAATAATAAAAAAGAAAGTTTCTTTCCGGCTCATAACAAAGAGCAATTATTTTCTAGTTGACAACAAGATATAAGAAAGAACTTGGCGGTTAGTTATAATGCTTTAAAAGCCTTAATCCCGAATGGTAATTCGAGTTTAGTGGTAAAATCTGCCTTTACTACTTTAGCTCCTCAACCCTTTGCTGATGATGAACCTGAAAGTATTGGTTTCTTTAAATTAATTAATTATAAGGACTCATTATTCCGCTTAAATTGAACTTTATTACCAATGGTTTTAAAAACTTTTAAAATCATCACCTATATTGCTTCAGCAGTGATTGCTATCATTGCTCTAGTCGCATTGGTAATTTGTATTAAGAAAACTATTACTTTCAATTCAAAACAAATTGGAATTTTGAAGGCCATGGGAACTGACCCATGGATGATTGCCGTAACTTATTTAGCTTATGGAATCGTCATTATGTTTATTGTGGTACCGATTGCTTGATTTATTGCCAGCTTTTGTCAAATTCCTTTTGGCTACATGTTCGGAAATTACTTTAGTATTCGGACGAATGTAATTGATTTCAATTGACAAGCTTTCTTGATTGCCTTCTTTGGCTTTGGTATCATTGCTATGTTTATCTCTATCTTCACAGCGTGATTGATTACTCGTCAATCGGTTTTAGATATCATCAAAATTTCGACTACTTGATCAAACTCACGCTTTATAGATTTTGTTAAACTAAAGGCTTTCAAAAATGCTTCATTTAATACTCGTTTTAGTTTGACGTTAGCCAGTTCAGGAAAGAAACCAATTATTCTTTTAACTGTGGTAGTTGGTTTAGCTTCCTTACTAATTTCTGGTTCCTTAGCTTTACCATCAATTGCTAATAATGCAGTGCGTTCGTACTATAAAAATGTGCACTATGCCAATTCATATAGTAACTTGATTCCAACGATGAATTCACCTTTATCGAAACCTGCCATTAATTATTGGCAAGGAAATGAAAAATGGGATAAAGATTGGGTATCAAGTCAGCTAGAACTTGATAGTTCTGGAACAAAATATGGCTATTACAAAGAACCGAGCGGTTACATGGATTTAGTTAGCCAATCTTCACCAATTCCACGCTATATTTTTGCCCCTGAATTAAATGATGGCCAAGCATCTAGCGATAATAAATACGAATTTTCTAACTTAACTTATACCTACCCTTATGTTATTGAAACTCCAGAAGTTTTCTTAGGTTTAGCCGGAGAAGCGTTCGGAAATAACTTTTTCACCGTTCTAGGCCAATCTTTCAATATCGGAACTATTGACCAATTCTACGGCATTATTTTAAACGGACAACCGGATTTAATTAAAGCTTTAATGGGGTCGGCTTATGACGATAATTTAACATTAGATGCCAATAAGCAAGCACTAGCTCAAAATTTTTCAAGGGCTTTAACAGCCGCTTTACCAAGCATTATTAACAGTGTAATTAATTCAATTTCTGGAACAGGTGGCAAAGGTGGTGACAACTGAAAAGAAAGTATCATTAATGCGATTCTGACTCAGGTTCCACCATATATTAAAAGCTTTATTTACAAATCCCCTTCACGTTTAGAACAATTTGGAATTTCATTTAATGCCGAAACTTATATTCCTAAACGCGAAACCTTAATTACAAATCTCCCAGTTGATGTTAATAATTATCAAGGAATTAATGTTACTGGAATTGATCAATCACAAGATGCTTATTCATTAACTAATATTGAAAAGCAAAATATGTATCTTGACCTCCAAACAAAAAACAAAATTGCGGATATCTTTGCTGGCAAACCATTGCCACAAAATGATATTTATTGAGGCAAGACAAAAGTTTGAAACGCTTCAACTAAAACATTAACTATTCCAATGGTTGCTAACCGTCAAGCAGAAGCGGCTTATAAGTTAAAACATAATAAAACATTAACGAATGCTTTAACGAGAACTCGTCAATTAACTTATCGAACAAATCGTGGTGATGTGCCTTGGGACATTTTGCCTAAATATGCTTGAGTTTATGATGACCAAGATTTTGCTAAATCGCAATTATTAGCGAATCCTCAAGATACTTTAAAAACCCAAAGGAAAGTTAATACGCAAGATTACCAAAACTCTTGAAAAAATAGTCAAAACCGTTTTGATGATAATTGAAAAGATGGCACTAACCCGGACCGTTGAATGGATATGTACCGAATGGATAATAATAAGTTCACTTACCAAAATCCTTATACACAAGACCAAAATCTTGTTAATAACGCCTATCTATTTAGTGATTTGGCCATTAGAAACGACAATGGTCAATTAGTTTCATCTTATTTACGACCTTACTTCCAATATAAAAATATTAAACTTTTCATTCCAAGTGATTTAGCTAATGAAGAAGATCTTTTCCATTCCTCAACTAATTCAAGTAATAAGGGACCTGGTGAAAATTCATATTACGAAACAAATGTTTCTGGTGATGAAGTTCCCTTCTCTGTTAAAAAGGCTTGAGGAAGAGAAAATGATAGCCAAACGACTTACTTTATGATCCGTCCTTACGACTTAAGTTATGGCGATAATAGTGAAAATGAACCGGGAGGGCTAGACCGCTTAACAAACGGGAAAAAATATCCTTATTGGTTACGTTATGCTTTTGATAGTGAAACTGGTCCTGGTGCCTTAAGTTATATGCAGAATGCACCAGTTCACTATGGTTCTCCAAACCAAGCCCAAAATTTCCAAATTAACTTCGAATCAGTAGGAACTTTAGTTTCCTATGAAAGTAAACTTTTATTAATTGATTCTGATGTTGCGAATATGATGATGGGCTACTCTAATGCCCGAAGTTATGGAACCCAAGTTTCTTTATTTGAGGGACCTGGACGAGTCAATACTAGGGATAACCAAGGTTACCGGCCTTGGGATGACAAATTATTAACGTTTAAACTTCGTAATGTCGAAGATGATGTTTATGTCAATAAAAATGATTTAAGCAAATTAACTTATCTTTCTAATCAACAAGACGCCTACAACTATGCGCCTCTAAAATGACATACTGGTAAGCTCTCAAATGTCGAGGAACCAGAAGGATTAACTTCCTCAGTTTCGTTTAACGTTATTGATAACCTTGGACAGTATTCATTAGGACTACTTTATACAGGTGGTTTAGGAATGACGACCTTAATCGAAAACCAAGTTCTTCTTTCAAGTCAAAAGGCTTTAATTAACCAAATTTACTCATTAACAATTTCAATTGGGATGTTGCTAATTATTGCCATCCTTATTACAGCCTCCTTATTGATCATGTTAGTGGGAGATATTTACATTGCTCAATACCAACAATTTATGATATTGATGCGGGCTCTCGGTTATGCCAATTGGCAAATTCAGTCCTATGCTTTTGGTGCTGTAGCCATCTTCTCATTCCTTGCCTGATTACTAGCGACAATTATTGCTTGAGTAATTAGTTATGGAGTAATTACAAGTATTGCTAACCGTGGCTTTGCCATTCCTTATGGCTTTAGTTGATGGCCACCATTACTATCATTAGTAATTATTGCCGCTTCATTCTTTGGATCACTTTGAGTTTCTTCGCATAAAGCACGAACTGCTCCGGTCTCTATTTTAATGAATGAAAGTCATGAATAA